In Arachis stenosperma cultivar V10309 chromosome 1, arast.V10309.gnm1.PFL2, whole genome shotgun sequence, one DNA window encodes the following:
- the LOC130972427 gene encoding ABC transporter B family member 11-like, translating to MKMEGNDTASSSKVAGPEMNQDPKKGKEKDEGKDTVPLYKLFSFADRLDRLLMLVGTVGAIGNGISMPLMTLIFGNMINAFGGNSNTKEVVDEVSKVSLKFVYLAVGTFFASLMQVACWMVTGERQAARIRGLYLQTILRQDVSFFDKETNTGEVVGRMSGDTVLIQDAMGEKVGQFIQLMATFVGGFIIAFVRGWLLSVVMLSSIPLLVMSGAVMTLVIQKTSSRGQTAYSAAASVVEQTIGSIRTVASFTGEKQAVIKYNQSLIKAYKTGLQEALASGFGFGVLYFVIISTYGLAIWYGAKMVIEKGYNGGEVITVIFALLTGSMSLGQASPSLSAFAAGQAAAFKMFETIKRKPEIDASDPNGLKLDDIRGNIELREVCFSYPTRPDELIFNGFSLSIPSGTTAALVGQSGSGKSTVVSLIERFYDPQAGEVLIDGINLKEFQLKWIRQKIGLVSQEPVLFASSIKENIAYGKDGATDEEIRAAAELANAAKFIDKLPQGLDTMVGEHGTQLSGGQKQRVAIARAILKDPRILLLDEATSALDAESERIVQEALDRIMVNRTTVIVAHRLSTIRNADAIAVIHQGKIVERGSHAELTRDPEGAYSQLIRLQEVKDANHKDKPESILHSGRISSHRSSSIRSLSHQESFGIGNSGRHSFTAPFPVPTAVGLTESPPEAPTSSTVSPSPPEVPLLRLASLNKPEIPVLFMGSVAAVISGLIFPAFGLVLSKMITIFYEPAHKLRHDSRIWALVFVGLGALSLFVYPSRFYLFAVAGGKLIKRIREICFEKVVNMEVSWFDEADHSSGAIGARLATDAASIRAIVGDALGLMVENIATAVSALVISFDACWQLALIVLALAPLLGLNGYVQFKFLTGFSSDAKKLYEEASQVANDAVGSIRTVASFCAEEKVMDLYREKCEGPIKTGIRKGIISGIGFGVSFFMMYCVYATSFYAGARLVDDGKSTFSDVFRVFFALSMAAIGISQSSSLVPDSTKAKSAAASIFAILDRKSRIDPSEESGLTHEVKGEIELHHVSFKYPTRPDVQIFRNLSLTIRSGKTVALVGESGSGKSTVIALLQRFYDPDSGHITLDGKDIQTLQVKWLRQQMGLVSQEPVLFNDTIRANIAYGKGGDATEAEIIAAAELANAHKFISSLQQGYDTIVGERGVQLSGGQKQRVAIARAIVKNPKILLLDEATSALDAESEKVVQDALDRVMVDRTTIVVAHRLSTIKGADLIAVVKNGAIAEKGKHEALLNKGGDYASLVALHTSASS from the exons atgaaaATGGAAGGTAATGATACTGCGAGTTCTTCGAAAGTAGCAGGCCCTGAGATGAATCAAGATCCAAAGAAGGGAAAGGAGAAAGATGAAGGAAAAGACACAGTGCCATTGTACAAGCTTTTCTCATTTGCTGATCGGTTAGATCGTTTGTTGATGCTTGTTGGAACAGTTGGTGCTATTGGTAATGGAATCTCCATGCCATTAATGACTCTAATATTTGGGAATATGATCAATGCATTTGGAGGAAACTCAAACACCAAAGAAGTTGTTGATGAAGTTTCCAAG GTGTCACTGAAATTTGTGTACTTGGCTGTGGGAACCTTTTTCGCATCACTCATGC AGGTGGCTTGTTGGATGGTTACTGGGGAGAGACAGGCAGCACGAATCAGAGGCTTATACCTTCAAACAATCTTGAGGCAAGATGTTAGCTTCTTCGACAAGGAAACGAATACCGGCGAGGTTGTTGGAAGGATGTCCGGCGATACTGTTCTTATTCAAGACGCCATGGGAGAGAAG GTAGGGCAGTTTATACAGTTGATGGCAACATTCGTTGGAGGTTTTATCATAGCATTTGTCAGAGGATGGCTTCTATCAGTTGTCATGCTCTCTTCTATTCCACTTCTTGTGATGTCTGGTGCTGTAATGACCCTGGTTATTCAAAAAACATCTTCTCGCGGACAAACAGCTTATTCTGCTGCAGCAAGCGTAGTAGAGCAGACTATAGGCTCCATTCGAACG GTTGCATCATTCACTGGGGAGAAACAAGCTGTAATTAAGTATAATCAGTCACTAATCAAAGCTTACAAGACCGGTTTGCAAGAGGCCCTGGCTTCTGGTTTCGGTTTTGGCGTACtgtattttgttattatttctACTTATGGTTTGGCTATATGGTATGGCGCCAAAATGGTAATCGAGAAAGGATATAATGGAGGCGAGGTTATCACTGTAATCTTTGCTCTATTGACCGGATCCAT GTCTCTTGGTCAGGCATCGCCGAGCCTAAGCGCGTTTGCTGCAGGGCAAGCGGCGGCGTTTAAGATGTTTGAAACAATTAAAAGGAAGCCGGAAATCGATGCTTCTGATCCCAACGGTCTAAAGCTCGACGACATTCGTGGAAACATAGAGCTTAGGGAGGTCTGCTTTAGTTATCCTACAAGGCCGGATGAACTGATATTCAATGGATTTTCGCTTTCGATACCGAGTGGAACTACTGCAGCTCTGGTGGGACAAAGTGGGAGTGGGAAATCAACAGTTGTTAGTTTGATTGAGAGATTCTACGATCCACAGGCTGGTGAAGTTCTCATTGATGGTATCAACCTCAAAGAATTTCAGCTTAAGTGGATCAGGCAGAAAATTGGCCTAGTTAGCCAGGAGCCAGTTCTCTTTGCTAGTAGCATTAAAGAGAACATTGCTTATGGAAAAGACGGTGCAACCGATGAAGAAATTCGAGCCGCAGCAGAACTCGCCAATGCTGCAAAATTCATAGACAAGCTTCCTCAG GGATTGGATACAATGGTTGGTGAGCATGGAACTCAGCTCTCTGGAGGACAAAAGCAGAGAGTTGCAATAGCTCGAGCGATTTTGAAAGATCCAAGAATCTTACTTCTTGATGAAGCTACAAGTGCGCTTGATGCCGAATCTGAGAGGATAGTACAGGAGGCATTGGACAGAATAATGGTAAACCGAACAACTGTCATTGTCGCGCATCGTCTAAGTACTATAAGAAACGCTGATGCAATTGCTGTTATTCATCAGGGAAAAATAGTAGAAAGAG GTTCGCATGCTGAGCTCACGCGTGATCCTGAGGGGGCCTATAGCCAGTTAATTAGGCTGCAAGAAGTTAAAGACGCAAATCACAAAGACAAACCAGAAAGTATTTTGCATTCTGGAAGAATCTCGAGTCATCGATCTTCTTCTATAAGATCTCTAAGCCATCAAGAATCATTCGGAATTGGAAACAGCGGCCGCCACTCATTCACAGCACCGTTTCCGGTTCCTACAGCAGTTGGCCTCACGGAATCGCCACCTGAAGCTCCTACTTCTTCAACTGTCTCACCTTCGCCACCGGAAGTTCCTCTTCTTCGCCTCGCTTCTCTAAACAAGCCTGAGATTCCAGTCTTATTCATGGGATCAGTAGCTGCAGTGATAAGTGGCTTGATATTTCCAGCTTTCGGCCTAGTGCTTTCGAAAATGATCACAATTTTCTACGAACCGGCTCATAAGCTTCGCCACGATTCTAGAATTTGGGCACTGGTGTTTGTTGGACTTGGAGCACTATCATTGTTTGTGTACCCTTCTAGATTCTACCTTTTCGCCGTCGCCGGTGGTAAGTTGATCAAGAGGATCCGGGAGATATGTTTCGAGAAAGTGGTCAACATGGAGGTGAGCTGGTTCGACGAAGCTGATCATTCAAGCGGAGCGATTGGTGCTAGGCTTGCTACTGATGCTGCTTCGATCCGAGCTATAGTCGGGGATGCACTTGGATTGATGGTTGAAAACATTGCTACAGCAGTTTCTGCCTTGGTGATTTCTTTTGATGCCTGCTGGCAACTTGCTCTTATAGTTCTCGCTTTGGCGCCTTTGTTGGGGCTAAATGGATATGTGCAGTTCAAGTTCTTGACAGGATTCAGCTCTGATGCAAAG AAATTGTATGAGGAAGCAAGTCAAGTGGCAAATGATGCTGTAGGGAGTATTAGAACAGTTGCTTCCTTCTGTGCTGAAGAGAAGGTGATGGACTTATACCGCGAAAAATGCGAAGGACCGATCAAGACAGGGATAAGAAAGGGAATAATCAGTGGTATAGGTTTTGGAGTATCATTCTTCATGATGTATTGTGTTTATGCAACTAGCTTCTATGCCGGAGCTCGTCTCGTGGATGATGGAAAATCAACATTCTCAGATGTTTTCAGA GTCTTCTTTGCTCTCAGCATGGCAGCTATTGGAATATCCCAATCCAGCTCCTTAGTCCCTGACTCAACCAAAGCGAAAAGCGCTGCAGCATCTATATTCGCCATTCTTGATCGAAAGTCGCGAATAGACCCCAGTGAGGAATCTGGATTAACACATGAAGTTAAGGGAGAAATTGAGCTTCACCATGTCAGTTTCAAGTATCCAACTAGGCCTGATGTTCAAATATTCCGCAATCTTAGCTTGACAATTCGTAGTGGCAAG ACAGTTGCACTGGTTGGAGAAAGTGGAAGTGGAAAGTCAACAGTGATAGCATTGCTACAAAGATTTTATGACCCTGATTCAGGTCACATTACACTTGATGGAAAGGATATCCAAACTCTTCAAGTTAAGTGGCTAAGACAACAGATGGGTTTGGTTAGCCAAGAGCCTGTTTTGTTCAACGACACGATCCGAGCCAACATCGCATATGGAAAAGGAGGAGATGCAACAGAAGCAGAAATCATAGCTGCAGCAGAACTTGCTAATGCTCACAAGTTCATTAGTAGTTTGCAGCAg GGTTATGACACGATAGTAGGCGAGCGTGGCGTCCAATTATCCGGTGGCCAGAAGCAGCGAGTGGCGATTGCAAGAGCCATAGTTAAGAATCCCAAGATATTGCTTCTAGATGAAGCAACAAGTGCACTTGATGCTGAGTCTGAGAAAGTGGTTCAGGATGCACTTGACAGGGTTATGGTGGACAGAACCACCATTGTGGTGGCACATAGGCTATCTACAATCAAAGGTGCTGATTTGATTGCAGTAGTTAAGAATGGTGCTATTGCAGAGAAGGGTAAGCATGAAGCTTTGCTCAATAAGGGAggtgactatgcttcattggtAGCATTGCACACAAGTGCTTCATCTTAG